In Diadema setosum chromosome 19, eeDiaSeto1, whole genome shotgun sequence, a genomic segment contains:
- the LOC140242739 gene encoding NADH dehydrogenase [ubiquinone] 1 alpha subcomplex assembly factor 4-like, protein MGGALRRAATNFNVENRAHRLIDQEKVRPSPKHPSTAKKIAEYQRENPEILERQQVKDERLLGMLKDVKVMSQEVEGKRLMDVDMAAEAKRKARPLPQNRQQKLGSPSIFLEPDTIPEGRLSVGQALEMLAKHRQNKEEYSAERLSKEYKVDLKDTENILEYFKSFKVIPLVAEKDVPRISGR, encoded by the exons ATGGGTGGTGCATTACGCCGTGCAGCAACAAATTTCAACGTGGAAAACCGGGCACATCGTCTGATTGACCAAGAGAAAGTGAGACCATCTCCCAAACATCCTAGCACAGCCAAAAAAATTGCCGAATATCAGAGAG AGAATCCAGAGATCCTTGAGAGGCAGCAGGTGAAAGATGAGAGGTTGCTGGGAATGCTGAAAGATGTCAAGGTCATGTCACAGGAAGTAGAAGGAAAG CGTCTGATGGATGTGGACATGGCTGCTGAGGCCAAGCGTAAGGCGCGTCCCCTGCCTCAGAACCGGCAGCAAAAGCTGGGCTCCCCCAGCATCTTCCTGGAGCCGGACACTATCCCCGAGGGTCGGCTGTCTGTCGGGCAGGCTTTGGAGATGCTGGCCAAACATCGCCAGAACAAGGAG GAGTACTCGGCAGAGAGATTGTCCAAGGAATACAAGGTGGACCTGAAGGACACAGAGAACATCCTGGAGTACTTCAAATCCTTCAAGGTCATCCCGCTGGTCGCCGAGAAGGACGTGCCCCGCATCTCCGGCAGGTGA